The Acidimicrobiales bacterium genome contains the following window.
CGGCAGCGTCCAGTCCATCCGGTCCGACAGGTTCGCGGCCACGGCCTTCCAGTCCTCGGGCACCCAACCCTCGGCGCGCTCCTCCACCTGGTGGTGCTGGTTGACGTGGACGAAGGCCGGGAGGGTCTCACAACCCAACGCCTTCACCGCCACCCGAGCGGGATCGGTGAAGACCAGGAACCGTTCGGCCAGCGGCCCGAGGAACCGGCGGGCCTCGTCGGCGGTCGCGGTGGCCAGGAAGGCGCACCGGACGTCGGCCTCGGCGTAGCGCGACAGGATCCGTTCTGCGGTCGCGAGGATCCAGGAGCTCTCGATGGTGAACGGGTCGATGGCCACGATGGCCAGGTGGAAGGTGGTGGTCCACTCGCTGATCGGTCGGCCCGACCCCTTCAGGGATGCGAGCTCGAGGTCGGCGGGGACGTCGGTGATCACGGATCGAGAACGTAGCGCGGCCCGCCCCCGCCCCGGGAAACGCCGGGGCGCCGGGGGCCGGCCGGTGGCGACGGCCGCCCGCCCGGCACGGCTACGGTCACGGGGTCCGGGCCGACGACGACCGAGGAGTGCCCAGTACCGATGTTCGCCGAGTTGGGATCCACCCCGTACAACATCATGTTGCTCTTCCACGTCCTGTTGATGGTCGTCGCCTTCGCCCCGGCGTGGCTGACCCCGGTGCTCGTGCGCCAGGTCGCCGGGGGCGACACGGCGGCGGCCGACGCCCTGGAGGTCTCGGTCCTGCGCTACTCGGTCGGGGCGCTCGCCGTCGCCGGGCTCCTCGGCTTCGGGCTCGCCGGTCTGTCCAAGCCCGCCGGCTCCGACGAGCCCCTGTACTCGCTCTCCCAGACCTGGCTGTTGGTGGCCGTGCTGCTCTGGCTGATCCTGCTGGCCGTGAACTTCTTCGTCACCCGGCCGGCCATCAAGGCCTTCCGCGACGGCGACGCCAAGGCCAAGGGCGCCATCTCGGCGGGCACCGGGGTGAGCCACCTCATCCTCGTGGCCTCGCTCTACCTGATGATCTGGAAGCCCGGGGTCTGACCCCCGGACCCGCTCGGCGCCCCGTGTCGCCCGGTACCGTCGCGCGGTGATGCACCCGGTCGAGCGCCTCCGCCACGTCGCCCGGTCCTCCGGCGCACCCCAGTCGCTGGTCGTCGCCGAGACGGCCAGGGCCTTGGCGTCGTTCAGCCACGACCCGCAGGGGCTGGTGACCGCCTGTCGCCGGATGGTGTCGCGCCAGCCCCGCTCGGGGGCTCTCGTCTGGTTGTGCGCCCGGGTGCTGACCGCCGGTGACCCGACGGCGGAGATCCGTCTCGCCGTGGCCGAGATCGAGGGCGACCGCACGCCGGTCGAGGTGGCCCACGCCCTGCCCGACGACGCCACCGTCGTCGTGCTCGGCTGGCCCGACCAGGCCTCCGACGCGCTGCCTCGTCGTGGCGACGTCGAGGTCCTGGTGGTCGACGTGTCGTCGGAGGGCTCGGGCCTGGTGCGCCGGCTGGCTCACGCCGAGGTCGACGCCGTCGACGTGCCCCTCGCCGGGCTCGGCGCGGCCGTCGCCGCCGCCGACGTGGTCCTGCTCGAGGCGGCGATCGTCGCGCCTCAGGAGTTCCTGGCCGTGAGCGGTTCCCGGGCCGCTGCCGCGGTGGCCCGGTCCGCCGACGTGCCGGTGTGGCTGGTGGCCGGTGTCGGCCGGCTCCTGCCGGAGAGGATGTGGGAGCCGCTGCGGAGCCGGGTCGTCGGGCCCGAGCCGTGGGACGACGACGACGAGGTCGTCCCGCTCACGCTCGTCGAGCGCATCATCGGGCCCACCGGAGCCCTCGAGGTCGCCCAGGCGCTGCGACGCACGGACTGCCCTGTGGCCCCCGAGCTCTTCAAGGGTGACGTCATCTGAACCGGGCCCCTCGACGGCGCCCCGCGGGGTCCGGCCGCCGTCGAGGGCGGGCGCTGGATAGGGTCCGGACATGGGTGAATCCGTCACGTTCCCGAGCAACGGCCACGACGCCTCCGGCTACCTCGCCGTCCCCCCGTCGGGCGCCGGCCCGGGCGTCGTGGTCATCCAGGAATGGTGGGGCCTCGTCCCCCACATCCAGGACGTCTGCGAGCGCTTCGCCGCCGAGGGCTTCACAGCCTTGGCCCCCGACCTCTATCACGGCGCCACCACCACGGAGCCCGACGAGGCCGGCAAGCTCATGATGGCGCTCAACATCGAGCAGGCCACCAGGGAGATGGGTGGGGCCGTCGACCACCTCGTGGCTCTCGAGGCCGTCACCTCCGACCGGGTCGGGGTGGTGGGCTTCTGCATGGGCGGGGGCCTGGCCCTCGCCCTGGCCTGCGCCCGCCCCGACGCCATCGGCGCCTGCGTCCCGTACTACGGCATCATCCCCTGGCCCGACCTCCAACCCGACTGGTCCCGGCTCGACGCCCCGATCCTCGGCCACTTCGCCGAGAACGACGCCTTCTTCGGGCCCGCCCAGGTGGCCGAGCTGTCCGATCGGTTGCGGGCGGCCGGCAAGGAGGCGGACCTGATCGTCCACCCGGGCGCGGAGCACGCCTTCTTCAACGACGCCCGACCCGAGGTGCACGACGTCGAGCTGTCGGCGCGCACCTGGGCCGACACGCTGGCGTTCCTGCGGCGCAACCTCGGGTGACCGACCTCGTCGACGACTACCTGCGCCTCGGACTGCGCCTCGGTCGTCACGTCGACGGGTTCGTCGACGCCTACTACGGCCCCCCGGGACCGGCCGCGGAGGTCGCCGCCGAAGCTCCCAC
Protein-coding sequences here:
- a CDS encoding dienelactone hydrolase family protein: MGESVTFPSNGHDASGYLAVPPSGAGPGVVVIQEWWGLVPHIQDVCERFAAEGFTALAPDLYHGATTTEPDEAGKLMMALNIEQATREMGGAVDHLVALEAVTSDRVGVVGFCMGGGLALALACARPDAIGACVPYYGIIPWPDLQPDWSRLDAPILGHFAENDAFFGPAQVAELSDRLRAAGKEADLIVHPGAEHAFFNDARPEVHDVELSARTWADTLAFLRRNLG